From the genome of Primulina eburnea isolate SZY01 chromosome 12, ASM2296580v1, whole genome shotgun sequence, one region includes:
- the LOC140807344 gene encoding uncharacterized protein, whose translation MSVANLCTSENLNAMKSDEGNDSLENFIRQAVGKEPVLPFSRTGDSPVQWIQLLHSLEQPDLPGWPLLTPVKVQMQKCEKCSREFCSSVNYRRHIRVHRRSLNVDKESHKNRNLLAAFWDKLSLKESMEIVSLSDVMLKDIPGSSIIRALASSIRKPGLWTLPPVYVKAGSALLDIIHAKPPRLPISSQELFSILDNASERTFLCAGTADSVQKYVFDVEAAKNSLELKNLVACTGFLFELQLVKAWVADKDAEALRCHKLLVEEEEAAQKRQAELLERKKQKKLRQKEQKFKEHLYEGNIYLNVTVDAVDGPVLAEVSATPSPSDSDSNSPNADKFIQSYLDSLQNHSKEETDTEAQLNFNTEHIILDDFQIVEPSAYDHQHVAINNWQVLKSHKAGWNGFGFRKNLQALKPEATQKLRPTKGQVLVNGNKVWTRKIKPNSAGESLKATLPREVSCQIADTKSEVMIGSISVALKVCDSRKHECRPDGSIDTPSIEHVGELTEADSVRSGTKGEPLSTSPVQSSKEESDEMFSMSSMNDRFSSSERCVPSHSPDNDDDDDDDDRDSGKDVYLLSGETPQQERAPFSSITAKEFLALRWKKAVSADHVRLVLSSGSETPGNSDKVATQASVLGEINVLGNVENRLGGYSHVMSRTKPEKSLRIK comes from the exons ATGTCTGTTGCAAATCTCTGCACCAGTGAAAATCTCAATGCAATGAAATCAGATGAAGGGAATGATTCCCTTGAGAATTTCATCAGACAAGCTGTTGGAAAGGAACCTGTCCTTCCCTTTTCAAGAACTGGGGACAGCCCAGTGCAGTGGATTCAGTTGCTTCACTCCTTAGAGCAGCCAG ATCTTCCTGGTTGGCCCTTGCTTACTCCCGTGAAAGTTCAGATGCAGAAGTGTGAGAAGTGTTCCCGAGAGTTTTGTTCGTCAGTTAACTACAGGAGACACATTCGAGTTCACCGTCGGTCTCTGAACGTGGATAAG GAATCTCACAAAAACAGGAATTTATTGGCGGCTTTTTGGGATAAG CTATCACTGAAGGAGTCCATGGAAATAGTGTCGTTGAGTGATGTGATGCTGAAG GATATTCCTGGATCGTCGATAATTAGGGCTTTGGCATCCTCTATTCGCAAACCAGGGCTGTGGACTCTTCCGCCAGTTTATGTGAAAGCTGGCTCTGCATTATTG GACATTATTCATGCTAAGCCTCCCAGGCTGCCAATATCCTCACAGGAGTTGTTCAGCATCCTTGATAATGCCAGCGAGAGAACGTTTTTATGTGCTGGCACCGCTGATTCTGTGCAAAAATATGTTTTTGATGTAGAAGCGGCTAAAAATAGCCTTGAGCTGAAAAATTTAGTTGCTTGCACTGGATTCCTCTTCGAACTGCAGCTG GTGAAAGCATGGGTTGCAGACAAAGATGCAGAGGCTTTGAGATGCCACAAGCTGCTTGTCGAGGAGGAAGAAGCTGCTCAAAAAAG GCAAGCGGAACTTTTGGAgaggaaaaaacaaaaaaagctTCGTCAAAAGGAACAAAAATTCAAGGAACACTTGTACGAGGGGAATATATACTTGAATGTCACAGTTGATGCAGTAGATGGACCAGTTTTGGCTGAAGTATCTGCGACTCCATCCCCATCTGATTCTGATTCAAATTCACCAAATGCGGACAAGTTTATCCAGTCCTACTTAGACTCCTTACAAAATCACAGCAAAGAAGAAACAGATACTGAAGCACAGTTGAATTTTAACACTGAACATATAATCCTAGACGATTTTCAGATAGTTGAGCCCAGTGCATATGATCACCAGCATGTTGCTATCAATAATTGGCAGGTTCTAAAATCACACAAGGCCGGCTGGAATGGCTTTGGTTTTAGGAAAAATCTTCAAGCATTAAAACCCGAAGCTACACAAAAACTCCGACCTACCAAAGGCCAGGTTCTAGTTAATGGGAACAAAGTGTGGACAAGAAAAATTAAACCAAATAGTGCTGGGGAGAGCTTGAAAGCCACGTTGCCAAGAGAGGTTAGTTGCCAAATAGCAGATACTAAAAGCGAGGTGATGATTGGTTCTATTTCTGTTGCACTTAAAGTTTGTGATTCACGGAAACATGAGTGCCGTCCAGATGGATCGATAGACACTCCTAGTATTGAGCATGTTGGTGAACTAACTGAAGCAGACAGTGTCCGGTCTGGCACAAAAGGCGAACCTTTAAGTACCTCCCCAGTTCAGAGCAGTAAGGAGGAATCAGACGAGATGTTTAGTATGTCGAGTATGAATGATCGATTTTCATCCAGTGAAAGATGTGTACCATCACACTCGCCAGACAATGACGACGACGATGATGACGATGATCGTGACAGTGGAAAGGACGTCTATCTACTTTCAGGCGAAACCCCTCAACAAGAACGTGCTCCGTTCTCCAGCATTACAGCTAAAGAATTTCTTGCACTGA GATGGAAGAAAGCTGTATCTGCTGACCACGTGAGACTAGTCCTTTCTTCGGGATCAGAAACTCCCGGAAACTCTGACAAAGTGGCCACTCAAGCATCCGTTCTTGGAGAAATTAACGTTCTTGGTAACGTTGAGAACCGGCTTGGCGGATATTCTCATGTAATGTCCAGAACAAAACCGGAGAAGAGTCTGCGAATTAAATAG